The genomic segment TTATTGTTTTTGAAAAAACGTTTTTCTTCTTTCAATAATTCTTTCTTTAATTCTTTAGGTCTGACAGTTTCAGACGGTTCAAGCTCTCCAAATAAGACGGTGGTTAATTGCAATTCAGACGGTCTCCCATTCTCCTTTTTGTCTAACCGTCTGACCAGACCATACGCTATCAGATTGTTAACCGCTTTCATGACAGTATTTTTATTAATTTTTAAAATCTTTCCAATCGTCCTGTAACCGACAAAAGTTTTTCTCTCTTTGTTCACAAAAAAAGACAGAGCCATATAAACTGTCTGATCTATCGTTTTAATATTTTTTGCGTGATGCCTGATAAAATCCTTTCGGATCCAGAATCTTGGATAT from the Patescibacteria group bacterium genome contains:
- a CDS encoding helix-turn-helix domain-containing protein, producing the protein MEKYPRFWIRKDFIRHHAKNIKTIDQTVYMALSFFVNKERKTFVGYRTIGKILKINKNTVMKAVNNLIAYGLVRRLDKKENGRPSELQLTTVLFGELEPSETVRPKELKKELLKEEKRFFKNNKPESVGQIMEKYKNISGLERLRETAENLRQNQIKKTKNGMSKGNESNTIKKGGILTD